The genomic stretch TTCGCCAACAAGGTCGCCGACTTCGACGCGGTCATTGTGGAAGCCCCTGATTTTCACCATGCCCCGATGATTCTGACCGCCCTCAAGCACCATAAACATGTCTATGGCCAAAAGCCGCTGGTTCATCAACTCGATGAATTGCGCATGATCCGGGATGCTGTCCAGGCGCGTCCCAACGCCGTCACGCAGATGGGCAACCAACGGGCCTGCCACCGGGGACGGATGCAATCCGTCGAGATCTTGCGAAAACATCAACTCGGTCGTCCGGTCGAGGCTTATGTCTGGACGGGGGGCGTGCAACGCGGGCATTACTTCGCCGATCCCTGGAGCGAATACATCCATGGCAAGACCGCTCCGTCCCATTTGGACTGGGATTTGTGGCGGGGGCCGCTGAGCTCTGAGATTCCGTACAGCGAGGATCTCGCACCCCGGCGCTGGCGCACCTTCTGGGAGACGGGAGGCGGGCAGTTGGCGGACTGGGGCTGCCATTTGCTCGATCTCTTGTATTTCGCGTATCCCATGCCCGCGCCGGAGGCGGTGGTGACTTACACCGGTCGCGCTCCGAACACGGGGCATTCGGCGAACAACCTCAGCGTGATTACCTATCCGGGCGGCGGACCGTTCGCGCGCCCGAAATTCGTGGTGCATTACAACGACAGCGCATTGATGCCTTCGTTTGCGGCCCTGGGATTGCCGCCCATGAAAGTGGATGCCAATCACACCATGGTGGTATGTGAGGGGGGCACCTTGTTATTGCAGGCCGATGGCCGGATCACCATCTTCCGCGACGGACAGGAAGTGGAGAACGAGCCGCTGCCCAAGGTGGAGCCGCGCGATCATTGGAAGGATTGGGCGGACAACTGCCTGGGAGCGAAGAAGCCGTTGTGGACGCCGTTCAACATAGGCTGGCGAATCACGGAACCGGCCTTGCTGGCCGTGAAGGCGACGAAGTTTCCCGGGCAGGAGTTGCGGTGGGATGCGGCAAGCTTTCGGTTCACCAACCACGAGAAGGCAAACCAGGAGATCCTCAAGCGAAACTATCGCGACGGATTCGCGCCCCCGCAGGTGGCCTGATCCGCTCGGAATCCGAGGCAAGCCTTGTGGAAGGTTCGAGCTTGAGCTTCTCAGGCCGGCTTGAACGAGTGAGGCGCGGGCGCACGGTCCGAGGAGCCGGTCTGTTTCCTTCGATCGGGTTGGGGGCTCTTCGCTGGGCTCTGGTCTGCATGCTCGGGATCAGTGCCGCGCGCCTGGAGGCTCATTGGTCGAGCGACAGCCAGTTGGACATTGTGGTGACCAACGGGACGGTTCGCATTCAATGGGCGATCTTGTGGAGAGATCTGGATGCCTTGTTGAGAATCGACGACAATGGCGACGGGATTTATCCGGAATCCGAATGGGGCAAGCGGGCCGATGACGTCAACCTCTATGCCGCGTCGCATCTGGGCGTGCGCCTTGACGGCACGGTGGGCGCTCTGGAACCGGGTGCCATCCGATCCATGGAAGCGATCGATGGTGTTTATGGCATTCTGGAGTTTCTCATTCGAGGCGTGGGTGATCCGGAGAAGGTGGAGTTGGACTACCGGTTGTTTGAGGGACTCGACCCGCATCATCGAGGCCTTGTCCGGTTGACGGGTGCGGGCCAGGTGCAGACCGCGATCCTGGACCAGATCGAGCCCCAGCAAGTGTTCATCCTGGCGCGACCCAACCCGCGAGAGCAGTTCTGGGATTTTGGACGGAAGGGGGTTTATCACATTTGGACGGGCGCGGATCATTTGCTTTTTCTTTTGGCGCTGTTGCTGCCTTCGGTGTTGCGTTGGAGAGACGGGCGATGGGAGCCGGTGGAGAGACTGGGCCAGGCAGGGTGGGCGGTGTTGAAAGTGGTGACCTGTTTTACGGTGGCGCATTCGTTGACCTTGGGCCTGGCGGCGGCTGGGGTGGTTTCGCTTCCCCCGCGTCCCGTGGAAACGGTGATCGCGCTTTCCGTCGCGCTGGCGGCGGCGAACAATTTGCGTCCGATCTGGCGTGGCGGCGAGGCAGGGATGGCCTTCGGATTCGGGCTGGTGCATGGTTTTGGATTTGCCTCGATCTTGCTGGACCTTGGATTGTCCGCCCGTTCCTTGCTGTGGCCGCTGGCGGGCTTTAACGCGGGGGTGGAGTTGGGACAGCTTGCCTGTGTGGCAGTGTTTTTCCCTGTGGCGGCAGCCATGCGGGGGAAGGCGGTTTACCCGAACCATGTTCTGCGCTGGGGATCGGGAGCCATTCTGTTGGTGTCGGCGGGCTGGGCGATGGAGCGGGCGACGGGCGGTGAATGGATGCCGTTTTGAGCGTCAGGCGTGGCGTGCATCCCGATGTTGTTGGTAGGGCGGGCCTGTCCCAGCCCGCCGTCCACTGGATGCAAAACATCATGCTCCGGCGGCGCGCCGGGACGGACGCGCCCTACCTGCATCACCGGCAACATCGGGATGCACCGTCAGGCGTGGCGCTCTTAGTTCGCGGCGGGGCGGAACTCCTGCTTGGCCCGAGGCATCCATTCCTGAAGCTGGCGGATGCGGACTTCGTCGAGTGGATGGGTGCGGAGGAACCAGGGCGCGGCTTGGCCGGATTGCCGGTTATAGGAGGAGAACCGCTGCCAAAAGCCGACGGCGGCCTCGGGGTTGTAACCGGCCCGGGCCATGTAAAGGAGGCCAATTTGATCCGCTTCCGATTCCTGTTTGCGGCTGTGCGGAAGGGCGCGTCCCAGGGAGGTGCCGAGTCCATAGACCGTCATCGCGGCGCCATGATACTTCGATCCTCGCGCGGTGAGTCCGGCATTGAGCGCGGCGCCGACCGATTGCATG from Verrucomicrobiota bacterium encodes the following:
- a CDS encoding Gfo/Idh/MocA family oxidoreductase, whose amino-acid sequence is MRRGAGSARSCGSVVEIMEPCDNGQGCCQGEGIHPGRALDREGEVPPEPVGQMGASGSAVNGAPRQLADAPVVMCRADLGSIPLEISRPEGMMRGTPSTIMNTKTASPVTRRVFVQSGALAAFSVAALRLPGRAQTNRNSKLRIFQIGVGGIGSLERNGLKGHPMVEWAGFCDVDQRELDKIKQEHPNAWTVKDYREAFANKVADFDAVIVEAPDFHHAPMILTALKHHKHVYGQKPLVHQLDELRMIRDAVQARPNAVTQMGNQRACHRGRMQSVEILRKHQLGRPVEAYVWTGGVQRGHYFADPWSEYIHGKTAPSHLDWDLWRGPLSSEIPYSEDLAPRRWRTFWETGGGQLADWGCHLLDLLYFAYPMPAPEAVVTYTGRAPNTGHSANNLSVITYPGGGPFARPKFVVHYNDSALMPSFAALGLPPMKVDANHTMVVCEGGTLLLQADGRITIFRDGQEVENEPLPKVEPRDHWKDWADNCLGAKKPLWTPFNIGWRITEPALLAVKATKFPGQELRWDAASFRFTNHEKANQEILKRNYRDGFAPPQVA
- a CDS encoding HupE/UreJ family protein, encoding MLGISAARLEAHWSSDSQLDIVVTNGTVRIQWAILWRDLDALLRIDDNGDGIYPESEWGKRADDVNLYAASHLGVRLDGTVGALEPGAIRSMEAIDGVYGILEFLIRGVGDPEKVELDYRLFEGLDPHHRGLVRLTGAGQVQTAILDQIEPQQVFILARPNPREQFWDFGRKGVYHIWTGADHLLFLLALLLPSVLRWRDGRWEPVERLGQAGWAVLKVVTCFTVAHSLTLGLAAAGVVSLPPRPVETVIALSVALAAANNLRPIWRGGEAGMAFGFGLVHGFGFASILLDLGLSARSLLWPLAGFNAGVELGQLACVAVFFPVAAAMRGKAVYPNHVLRWGSGAILLVSAGWAMERATGGEWMPF